A segment of the Candoia aspera isolate rCanAsp1 chromosome 8, rCanAsp1.hap2, whole genome shotgun sequence genome:
CAACCCTCTTCACCCTCAAAGATgatacaggggggaaaaaatcatctcCTTCAAATTGTCATATCCTCAGGAAATCTAAGACGGTGCTTACATTTTAAAGACAAATTGCTGGGTTGGTGCTGGGGAACCTAGTCTATACAATATTTGTCTGGAAAGAGCAAATTAGGTCAGTTCACTTAAACCTGAGAAATGAACAGAATTCTTTTCCACCATTCCTAGTTAAGAATGATAAAAGAAGAAAGTCAGCCTccattatttatttgcatataaaTTATGCTGTTTTCCAGCCTAGTGTATTTGTTCCCCTAATGTTATTTGTCATCGGGGAATTTCATCAGACATTCTTTGCTGGCATAGATGACATTGGGACTCAACTGGCTAATCAGTCATCATTTCTGCCAATCTAAAGTGAAAGGGGTGCACTCTGCCCAGCTCTGCATGCCTGGGTATACTGTCAAGTAACATTTCGTTCATCAATAAAATACCTCTTAGTGCCTTACAATTCAgttcccattttacagatgggaaCCTGAGCTGCGTGATTTCCCTAGGATATGGGATTGGAACTAAAGTGGCTGTTCTGAAGGTTGACTTATAGTATAAGCATAAAGGAGACCTGCTCTTTTATCATGAAAATAGACACTTTTGGTGAACAGCTCGCTAGGGAATAATGTTTGCTCTCGGCCAATATTTTGgcttattttgaattattttgaattaatGGCATATTTAAATCATCTCCTTAAAACTGTGGTGGACCATTGTATAACTGGCTGCACACAACCTATGAAACACTGTCACACTGGGGAATATTAATGGTTACATTTATAAACCACATTCTTCCAAAAATACTCAGGGCAGTATACATGGGTTCCCATCTCAGCTTATTTCCCCACACCATGCCTATGCAAAAGTTATCCTGAGAAAGCAACTAAATTAAGTTACTAGTGAGCAAAAGGACTGAGGACAGATTTGAAGCCAGGCCTCTGTGACCTTAGTGTGACACTGTAATCTCTACACCACTGTACAATGCTTTCTTGGTTTTTAAAACAGGGCAAGTTATTGCAAAGACATTCAATGCAGCAGACCAAGTGTTGCCTTTAGCAATACAACAAGCAGTATTTGGGTGGTAAGACAGCAGATGTATTATATAAACATGTCTCTATTTTCATGTGTGAAATACTAGGTGGGCAGCTGCGCATTAACAATGTTAATACTAATGAAACAGAACAAGCACCTGAAGGCATTTTGAATATTCTACAAGACATCACACAGCTTTTCACATATAGGAATATGCAAAAGAATAAACTCAGCCTATAAGTGCAACAAAATCAAGGCATGTAGCTGTTCTCAACTCCATTATAGACTGCAGATAGAGGCTGCCATCAAAGTTAAAATACCTTTCATATAGAAAACTATCTTCACAAGGAGAAGGGTCCAGCCTATCATTTTACTTGACCTACTATATTATGATGGCTTTTCATGAAACAGCACTATAATATATTGCCAGTAGTTATCAGCCATTCCACCTCGCCAATGCAATGAGAAAGGTCAGTGTATGGGCCACTCCCTCAGCTTGGCTGAGACCAACATCTCTTTGACTCTCCTTTTTAAGAATTGCCTTCTTTACAGTCAATTTCCCACCTATATCACTGAGAATTTAGGCAATCTGAATTTACTTGTTTCCTCTCCCTCTGCATAGTCCTTCTACTTTCTCATCATAAGTGCAAGGGTAGAACCTGGATCATTTTTAAAACCTTCCTATAACACCTAGAAAAACGTAGGCATTTTATAAACAAATTCCTACCTGCTTCTTGCATTGGTACATCTGGGTACAGGATACTTCCTTGATTctattacatatacatataaattaaatactcAGAGACAACCAGATCCCCTTTGAACTGTCCTCTAGAAATCATTGTTCTATAGCACTGTGATAcacaattgaattgaattgaattgaattgaattgaattgaattgaattgaattgaattgaattgaattgaattgaattgaattactAGAGACTATACAACATATTTTCCACTTAGGATTTCTGAACTGTAATAACACAGTATGCATATTCTTGCAAAAAGATTGCCAGGCAGGCCAGCCTCTGGTATTGAAAGAATAGTCCAGGTATGCTCGAGAGGTAGGTAAGTAGGTCTAGGAGATGAAAAGGGTTTTCAGAatgagtgttgattgctggcagaTGTATGAATTGCCTCTTTTCACAGGCACTTCATTGCTACTCTGAGCTATCTTTAGTTTGCAGCCCAATCATAGCACTTCAACAGTGATGAATTTGAGCTTACCAGGCTAAATACAAAGCTTTGTATGAGTCCACCCTCCCATTCTGAAGTTAGACAGATGAGGTTTACAGCCTGAAACACACTGAGAAGTTTTTGTGTGACTTAACTAATCATTTACTCATTCTTTCTCTCCTGCTCCCAACACACATTGCATTCCATCAATCACAGCAATAATGTCCAGGACAAAGCAATGTACAAGTAGAGTTCAAATGTCAAGAACTTGGGAGGAAATGCtaacttacttactttatttatagGTTTTGCAAATAAACAGGACCCCATATGCTACAGTAGACCCAAGTCTTGTTCTCACTGGGATGGAAAATCTATATTAAATTCTATATCTTCAGACAGTAATTGAAGCTATTATTCAGTGGGTCCTATACAAAGAAGAGTTCAATTTATACACACTTTTAGCACATAAGGCAGAAATCTAAGCAAGAATATTTGATATCTAAGCCGTCCTCCATATGTACACTATCCAATGGCAGAGGAAAAGTGTCAGCAGAAGTTTGCAGTATCAGACTGAAACATACATAGGAAAACCTACAAAGGGCTCTGGTGTTCTAGATGCAGGAAATTTTATCGTATGAGAATCTCATATGATGGTATTGTTGCTAGGAAGTTCAAAAATAAGTTTACTACCTCAGCAAGACAATGGTACTGTATTGACTTACTCCATTTTAAGACACTCCTTCCCCAAAGAGCCCAACTTTTACAGTCTTACAATAAGATAGCAATGCCTTCTGATCTATTGTGATCATCACTGCCATAAGGAGGCAATAACCCAGATCAAACAGCTTGGGACAATTCCCACAGTCTTCATGATCAAGCAAGGACTGAACTTTGGAAGGGACTAAAGGTGCTAAATCAGTTCATTACTTTCAGGACCATGGCCAGCAGTTCTGCAACGGTCCTTCCAACACACTAATTCTATGAatagtggttgttttttttaatgtcatctgTCTTTATTCCAAACTTCATCCTCAGTCTGTATGCGACAGTCAGAGCAGACTATGGTCCTGTTTATTGTTATAATATTTAAGCACTATTTTATTTCTCTGATAAGAAATTAGGCACTGACCTGATGGAGTTGATGCATCATGTGCCTTTCACCCAAGCTCATAAAGACTTGCATTCCTACTTTCTCAGTGATCTGATTATGACCCCAAGTAATAACAGTGACAGATATTTTGGTCTGTTTTTGGTCAAAGAATGGCCAATTGCTTAAGGACTGAATCAACAACAGGGACATTTCCCTCCTTAATACAAGGAGGCTGTTTGGGGAGTCTGTTCATACTTCAACAATAAAGAATTGCTGCTGTTGTAGCCATTCCATTTCCTATGAGGCAGTGTTGTCAGTCTCCAGTTATCTTCCTCTGTGCAAATtacatacaacacacacacacatacccctttCATCAGTCTCCCACCCTACTGCACCAAACATGCAAAGCTGAAGCATAAAGAGCCAAACTAAATTAGAATTATGCTCAATCTCTTGCAATTAAACACAAAGTGCAAAACATGTGGGGAGGTGCCTTTGCACTGAACAATAAAGCAACAGTGGCATTTTTGATGACTAGGATAACATATGTTACAATTTGTGTTTAAAACGCATCATTATTTTGAGGTCCTCACTCAGTTACCAGATCTCCTAGGTTCAAGCCTTAGCTAAAAGCATAGAATCTAAAAGCTTAAAGTGGTGCTTATCAGGGCAGGAGATGGAGCCTGGAGTTcttggcagggggtggggagagatctaAATCTCTGATTGTGCTGATAGTTAACATATAATAAGGATTGTATTCCTTCCCATGAGCTTAACAGACTTATTAGGCACGTCTTTTGTCTTTCTGTAAGTCATTCGGGAGGCACCCTATAAAAAATAACTTGCTTCCTTGCTTTCAGCTCTCTATCTTGTGGATGAATTAAAACTCTAGGGTGACCTTCCCAATCAGTGTAACTCATCAATGGGAGAACTTCTGGACTCACCCATATAATGTGGAGTTTCATTATCTAAGACAGTGAGGCCCTTCATCCAACAAAAATGACCACCAAAAGTTTGTTCATTGTGGGGTTAATGCACTATGTAAAATCAGTCTTAAGGGAGTATTAGTTTTCCAAAATCACACAAGTAATATTAGGGTAGATAGATTAATGGTTTGATACAACTTTATACGTTGAGACCAtccattctgtcatgagtaaggatggcgagcagggggctcccatccagcctgtcaagcgcatgcgtagcactgaggaactgttcagccattcaaagagacacagatcgggaccgccttaacccttgggggttatatgtctgggttttccccatgcttcttcagtttgttaggattcctgttaagtactagcaataaatattagagaccagttccttgtctcagtgtgtttcctggttgttaggacacattcTTCCTAATCTCTATGAAATCAGCTTTGTCATATATATGCTGTTTTGCCATTTATAAAGGAACAGCTTAGGTTGAAATACAGGAAGCTCTACATGGAAAGATGGGATAAAGTTTGCAAAAATGAGCTACAGTACTTCATTCATACAACTGCTGACTTCTACTACTTTTACTGCTGCAGAAAAGAGGCTTCCAGGGAATTAAGTGAATAAGCCAGATATGAAATAAAGTTGAATATTATTGACACCCAAATCGACTTTAAAATTGCGCTTGATTATCAGAAGACCTGCAAGCACTTGAATTTAGGTTTGCTCTGAGCACATGCTCTGAGGTGAAAGGAATCAAGATTAAGACAACAGTCTTAACATCTTTTTAGCATtcttaaaaagaatgaaatgccTTTGCTGTTCACCAATACACCTTACTGTGCATGCAAATAATTCAGTAttttcaaatccatttttttaaagataatttaaaataatacatctCTTGGCGTTGGAGAAATCCCATAGCAGCCTGATATTAAGTTTTTTGCCAGGGGATTTTATAAACTGTTTGCCATACCTGCATGGAGTCTCAGTTCTATGGTCATTATTCAACTGACCACTCAGGAACAATGCTTATTTCCTTACAAAGGGAACCTGGAACTGTATGCTATGTTTATAGTCGACTGTAACACCAGTCTTATCTCCAGGATGTTATTGCTTTTTCCTGTAAGTTCTAAATTGACTTGCACTATGGTGGCCCTATGTTAGATTGATCATAGCAGATCATTTCCATATAGATACTAAGAAGATAAAATGTCATCACCAAGAACTCATTCTGATAAAGCGTTTAGCTTCACCTTATATTGCATTGATTCAGCTGTCTTGTTTTGGttggttttagatttttttatccacaTGGTCTTATCctgaatataattttaattcaaatttagaGCTAAGCAAATATTCTTGAGAGACTCAGGAAGGTCACATGACTGTTGGACAAGCTCAGCAATTCTCCTCAGCTCAGGAAAACGAAATCCTACAGACACAGAACTTATTTAATAGAGCTTTGGAAGACTTTCCAACAGAAGTGGCCAACAATAGCATACAATAACCTTCCCTCAGAATCCCACAGCTAGTACAGCCATTTGCCCAATTGGTTCAGAGATTCTGAAAGTTGCAGTCTCAACGAATCTGAAGAGGACCAGATTTGAGAAGGCTGCCACACAGAAATATCCCTATTGCCATTATGCTTGCTTGCCCCAAAAgctaatttttattatttctatatttctttttatttccaagcCTATTGCCATATAGGTGTGGGGATAAAAAGTCCCAGGAattttttttagatgtttttatcccacctttatttttatatatataaataactcaaggcggtgaacatgcctcatactccttcctcctcctattttccccacaacagcaaccctgtgaggtgagttgggctgagagagagtgactggcccaaggtcacccagctggctttgtgcctaaggtgggactagaactcatggtctcctggtttctagcccatcaccttaaccactagaccaaactagctctctatgATTCTCTCTCTCTAGGATTCATAGTCTCATTGCTTGGGAATTCTAGAAAATGTAACTCCAACATATCTGGTTGGAGAAAGATCATTTTATGTGGTAGCTGGGTTCAGATATGTAAAGCCACAAAGATCGTGATAACCCATAAGGTGGTTTGCTTGGTTCTGGCACAGGATGTGGTGTACACCCAGCCAATTCTGTAAAACATATTCAAATGAATTATGATTTAACACAACATGTGAACTTAGTCAGTAAGacaaaagagaataaaacaatCCCTGCTAATTACTTTGGTGCTCAGTTGAAATTAATATTTGGTGACATGGgcttagggtttttttgtttgtttgttttgttttgttttgttttgttttgttttgttttgttaggaCTTAAATATATTATCTGCTCATCTGCAGAATTTCATTTTCCCTCAAAAATGAGCAGttttttacaaaaaagaaatagCACTTAAATCTTATTGCATTTAAGTATTATGAATAAAGGAAACACATCTTTTGGACAACATTTCAGGCAACACCAATAACAGTGGCAATATTACAGTGCATTACCTGCTTTTAAAGTAGCATCAGTGTTTCTCTGACTTCTCCCCTCCTGATTTGCTCTGGTGTCCACAGGCATCTTTTTCCCTGGCAATGGCTTCTTTGGAATTGCAGCAGCTACCTTTAGACGTTTGGTTATAGTGTCCACTGCCTCTTCTAGGGATTTGTCTACATACCAGGTTAGGTTGGCTAGAAGTGTTTCTGTTCTGGCCTCCACCATGGCACCAGTGAGCTCTTGGAAGCCTTTCTGAAACAGTATGCCATCTGAGTGAACAGTTGGCATCAATTTGGGAATGCTGGCATTCATTTCTCTAATGCTTCCAGAGACATGCTGACACAAGTTCCTTGCTTCATTGGCTGTCTTGTTTAAGAGAGGGATGCTCAAGGATAGGCGGATACTTTTGGCTTCAAGAGCCCTGATTCTGGAATTGAAGGTCTGAAGCTGAATAGAGATTGCTTTCTCATTTTCTGTTGCAGCTGCTTTCACATTTCTTACTGAGACACAATTGTTTGCCAGAAATTTGATGATTTTTGCCTCCACAGCCTGCAGGCGCACTTCATGATCATTGTATTCATGGCTGGGGAGCAATATTTTCTCATCCTGGTGACCAACATGTCGCTGGTGCTCTTGAACATTTAATAATGTTGTATTCGGGTTAGGGTGACCACTGCTGAGATGATGGATGTTACGTTCACCAAAGGAAGATTCTGCAGAGGGCCATATTCTTTTTGGTTTCTCATTTTGGTTGACTAGCATCTGAAGGGATTCGTTCATCTTTTGAAACTGTGGTATTAACATCAATATGTTTTCCATCCTCTCCTGACGACTGCAGCAAGCTTCTGTCTCATTTTTCCAGGTATTCAGTGTTTCTTTTAGCACATAGTTATCTTGGATGGAATCAATAGCACTGTTGATAACCAACATAGTCTTGTTTAATCCATcctccattaaaacaaaacattcattAATTTGCCTCTCAGAAATTTCATAATGAGCCTGAGCTTCATTTCTAAGTTCCTTCTGGTTTTTGTGGAGTTTCTCAATGGTGGAGTTCAGCCCTGTCACAACACTGGTTAAATTCTCCAGTTTTCTGCTAATAGTATCAGTTTCAAGCCGCATCTCATCCTCTGATGTAAGGCTGAAAGGAACTCCTTGTTCAATCAAGGGTTGGAGAATCTCCATATCATAGCAGAGGTCATTAATTTGCTCATTCATTTTGTCCATCTTATCATTCAAGGGAAACACCAGATTCTCCACACTTTTATTTAAGGAATGAATGTCCCCTTCCACACCCTTTATTTCCATTTGGATGTCACTTCTGCACTCAGACAATATGTTATCACATCTACCTAGTAAATTATCTCGCTGGATTTCTAATGAGATGGTGAGATTATTGATCTTGCTATCTTGAATTCGGAGGTCATCATAGAGCTGCAAAACCATCAGGCTCTGTGTTTTCATTTTCTCCTGTAAACTTGTCATGAAATTTGTAAGATTATCACTCATTGATTCAGCAGCTACGGGGACATTTTGGTCTGAGCTTTTTTCAGTCAATAATAGTTGTTCATGTGCTTCTTTCATTTGAGTAAGAGTTTTGTTCAGGGAGTCATAGTAAATATCACTCCTTGAACTCTGATGCTCTAGGTCAATTTCCAAAGACCTCTGCCTTTCTTGCAGTTCTCTGATTGGCTTCTCACATGTAAAGCTTATGTCTTCTTCAAGATGCAAGATCTGGGTTCTAATATCTAGAATTTCTACCCTTGTAGGTCTATTTTCAATATCAAGGGCAAATTTTTGGCAGGATTTATTCAAACTTTTGACTAGCCCTTTGGTATTCTCGAGATCTTCGGAGAGATCAGATGTGATCTTGAAAATCTGAGCCACTGTCTCTTGTATGTCACTCTGGAAGGCTTTAAATTGCTCTTTTACCATTTCTTTGATAAGCTCAGTCACGCCTTTAGATTTGAAACCTACAGGGGAGAAAAGATACAAAAGCCTTCCTTAATAAACAGCCCGAGAAAAAGCAAAAATCCAATATTTAAGTAAACCTCagggttctctttctctctctcctgcctaAAACCCATTGTTTTCCTCTGTATGTGGCAGGAGCGAAACAATGTTTTGTGCAATAACATTTGCACAGTATGTTCCTGGATGGATTATTACCTTCACTAAATCTCAAAGGGGTTCTGTTTGAATAGCATTTTTACTAGTCACTCTCATCCTTTTAATCAGTTTTGCTGTCCTGGGGGAGGAGACATAGTATATGCTCCCTCCAATTATAAACCACTGTGACAGAGTGAAATGTAACCACAGATTCCAGCAGAATAGTCCAAAGGTTTAAAGGAACTATCCAAATATACAGTTACATgcccagggcgggggggggggggggatgaggaaAGGTCAGTGGTACTGAAATGATTTTAATTTGCTGTTATCTAATCGGCACGAAATTACAAACAGAAATTTACAGGtttggatttatttgtttgtttgtttgtttgtttaaagcagAATGAGTCTGCTGGGCTTCTTCACAGTTATATAAAGGAgatgtttaaataaaaatgagGCTGGGAAGCAAATGAAGCCTGCATTACTACATGTGAGGgctaaagctgccaaggctggaaGCAAACAGTCAGAGACCTGACAGGACCATTATCAAAATGAAGTGCAGGTAGCCTCCACGTTCAAGGCTGACAAATAAGGAGCAAAATCTGTAGGGCAGGAGCAAGAGAGGGAAGATTTAAATGCTGAGGCTGGATGGCTGTACTCTGCAGTAACAGATATTCTTTATTATTAGGGTGTCTtgtaacagcaataaaaataacttaTCTGGCTGAGCCTTGTCCTTGACTCTTCCACTGCTGGCTCCTGAGTGCCAGTTGAATTTATAGAGAGATTTATTGCTATACAGTGGGCGAAGCTTGGGCACCGCCCTTGCTGTTCTCCCCCTAGTATTAGAACTGGGAAGCAGTGGTTTCCAAAGAACTTCATAATGTAGCCTAGAATGAAGTTTTGTTGCACTCTGAAATGATAATCAGATAAAACACTGCCTAATCCTGAGAGCCACTAGGAATATATATTCAGTTCTTTTCACATCCAGTGGTTTCTCTACCTGAACTGCCTTTATGCTAATAGGATTTAGCTTTCTGTTCTTCAACCTTTCATTTCTGTTCCATTAGAAGCAGTTGGGTGTGTACATTCTCTATCTTTCTGACTCATCAGACCATGATCCTTAGCTTGGGCACTTTCCTTTGCCCTCTTAAGAGTAgtttttccccaacctggcagccTCCTAGCACTTCAATACCAataattctcagccagcacaTGACAACAGCACTCACAGGTCTGAACTGGTTTATTAGCAAAACACCTGCAAAAGGCTATGGCATATTACAGTAAAGGTCTTCATGTGCCAtgcatctcttggtttattatttattttttcttagatttttatcccaccataATCATATGACTCTTGGCAGTGTACAAGACCATAGAACGTCCACAGTAAATACAAGACACGAGCACACTCATAAAATTCTCTAAAATAGGGCCCAAAGAAATGAAGGAGCATACGAAGTTCCTCTGATGTTATCCAACTAAT
Coding sequences within it:
- the MMRN1 gene encoding multimerin-1; the protein is MWEIFSVLLLLSLERSSTEANSTDPALVTTLDSSTVEVNHPGLTVSEIQSLGDVQVTSSISYSSEKPTPVLNIKQDEQDIKHSTFLAQKEIQVSPTPATTQQGENVTLKTPSTENNSDGGATNAKTLILSKNGGIPAQISPRKGPLQKEMSKRPDVTRSSRQSGYSSNSRKQTKDNKPPSFETTRGKNWCAYVHTRLQPTIVVDNVETYASGRPKPCTWVTGTCGSSSHSRTHQVYRIKHIIVTSLEWKCCPGYSGGTCQPTVQQDQLLIHSNQAESNTAITGETLRNQQPQQEPSNQAVAQKMNEQISSQEMKLTLLQKKVDNISVVMRDVSWTLSSLEGKINEDKGKDFVAFLKGFKSKGVTELIKEMVKEQFKAFQSDIQETVAQIFKITSDLSEDLENTKGLVKSLNKSCQKFALDIENRPTRVEILDIRTQILHLEEDISFTCEKPIRELQERQRSLEIDLEHQSSRSDIYYDSLNKTLTQMKEAHEQLLLTEKSSDQNVPVAAESMSDNLTNFMTSLQEKMKTQSLMVLQLYDDLRIQDSKINNLTISLEIQRDNLLGRCDNILSECRSDIQMEIKGVEGDIHSLNKSVENLVFPLNDKMDKMNEQINDLCYDMEILQPLIEQGVPFSLTSEDEMRLETDTISRKLENLTSVVTGLNSTIEKLHKNQKELRNEAQAHYEISERQINECFVLMEDGLNKTMLVINSAIDSIQDNYVLKETLNTWKNETEACCSRQERMENILMLIPQFQKMNESLQMLVNQNEKPKRIWPSAESSFGERNIHHLSSGHPNPNTTLLNVQEHQRHVGHQDEKILLPSHEYNDHEVRLQAVEAKIIKFLANNCVSVRNVKAAATENEKAISIQLQTFNSRIRALEAKSIRLSLSIPLLNKTANEARNLCQHVSGSIREMNASIPKLMPTVHSDGILFQKGFQELTGAMVEARTETLLANLTWYVDKSLEEAVDTITKRLKVAAAIPKKPLPGKKMPVDTRANQEGRSQRNTDATLKAGDYLSCSSSPCQNGGTCVNERKGFVCACRYPFGGANCSAKMMEENAAAIDFSKGSYRYAPMIAFFASHTYGMNTPGPIRFNNLDVNYGTSYVPANGRFRVPYLGVYVFEYNIESSSPFISGYLVVDGTDKLAFRSENGSDDKYVTRVVTGDALLELNYGQEVWLRLVKGSIPAKYPPITTFSGYLLYRT